ATCTTTCAACAAATGGAACGAAAGCTATGTCCGCCTGAGGATCACAGTccaatcataaatatatatggcAAACCCTCCAATCATAGATGTTACTGTTGTTATGGACAGATTATTTGTTTCCACTTTCCACGTGTAAAGCAACATGATTAGTTTCTGTAGGCGGAATATACTttgaaataaatcttgaaacttgACAAATTTTTGGTGAGAACATACCCAAGCCAAAAGTATGCAGTATAGCACCaaggaaataaaaattagaGTATCATAGTTGAGAAATCAACTTACCAAACTGAATTGCCCAAGGAAAAATGGCCCATCATCAAACTTATGTAGAGCATTTTCCAAGTGATCAAAAGCTGGACCTGATGCAAGTTCAAGGTCTTAGTCAATCCGATCTTCTACAGTTATACGTGAAATTATTTCATAAGGGGGCAATAAGTTTTAAAGGTTACCAGCTTCTTTTACTGTGTCTCCTTTGAATGATGTATACACTGTCTTGTTGAAGGTGTCAGTGTAAGTTATCAACTCTTCAGCAAACTCTCTTTTAGCAGGATCCTATAACATTTCCCAGAATTACTTCAGTCCAAAGGCCAAGAGAAATAAATAGAGACAAAACGCTTTTGATCGAGGGCACAAATGAATTACTTCAATCTTACTTCAGGTAAAAGAGAGGGCCCCCCAAAGTTGCtgtctaaatatttaattaaatcaagACTCTCTCCAATAACTTTGCCATTGTGTTCCAAGGCTGGCACCTGTAAATATGCATTACTCCATAGTCAATCAACTCGATCAAGCAGCTAAATCAAGAATATATTAGATGGAAAATGACATCTATACTTGCAATTTTAGTTACATAGTCATACGTACTGACGTGTCAGTTATTGAAAAtggtaaaaaatttaatattcaaaacttgaaattcaaactaaaaaagaaaacactattAAAATCGAGTTGCCACTCGGTACGTATAATATTGTGCGTAAAATTGTAGCTAGCTCTTGCACTACTCTACATTAGATATGCAACACTAATCTACACAGGTATATTCTCTTCCATATTGGCACCTTGTTTTCAGGGTAGACTTTCTCCTTATACCAAGCAGGCCTGTTTCCAAGGTTAAGTGGAACTAATTTGATCTCGTCTTGTAATCCCTGCACCTCGAATCATTCAGcgaccaaaaacataaactcaAAGTAAAAGAAAACCCCCGACAAACGAAAAAAGGAGGAAGAGGACAAAAGAAGCCAAAGGGGTAAATGGCCTCCTGTAAAATTTGAGTacagaaaacaaattaaaattaggaAATGAAGAACAAAGAGACCAAAGTGACGAAAAAAAACCTTGAAATTCCTGGTGATCCATACACGCTGTGCAAATGGGCATGTGTAACAGGAGTACAACCTTCGATAACAACAAAGAAATCCAAGTTCATTTTCAAACACGGTGCATAAACcataaaaaccaaaacaaaataataataataataataataacaacaactaGGAGAGCAGAGTGAACCTCGTAGTTCCATCGAAGAGAGGGGGAGGTTCGGAAGTGGCATCCAAGGATGCCGGAAGATTCACATTCACTCCTCTGTACAACCCaggataatataaataaataaataaatttgacaaGAATGCACAAATTCAGAGAAACCCAAATAAAAAAGCATCTGAGAAGTTGGAAAATCCATGGAAATGTCGAATTTCGAAAAAACTTAAAGTGCAGCCATATTGATGAAGGTGGATTTTAGAGAATGGAGATGCTTTTTACTTTCTACTGATAAGCAATGGCGTCTACGTTCATGTGGGGAAAGCTTTATATAGAAGTTTCGGGCCCGCTAATCGCGAGCAGTGACGTAATTTtaaagttagagagagagagagagagagttgacaAGTATACGTTTGTAGTTGACAAGTATACATATTACATACGTTGTCTTTAGATCATTGGCATTGCTAATTCATTTGGGATGAGATTTTGGCTAATATCCCgttgaaaatattaatatatattaaattatgatcGATTTAgattatgaaataaaatgagataaaataaaataaaaattttttaaataaaagt
This sequence is a window from Carya illinoinensis cultivar Pawnee chromosome 9, C.illinoinensisPawnee_v1, whole genome shotgun sequence. Protein-coding genes within it:
- the LOC122276069 gene encoding glutathione S-transferase L3-like isoform X1, with the translated sequence MAALGVNVNLPASLDATSEPPPLFDGTTRLYSCYTCPFAQRVWITRNFKGLQDEIKLVPLNLGNRPAWYKEKVYPENKVPALEHNGKVIGESLDLIKYLDSNFGGPSLLPEDPAKREFAEELITYTDTFNKTVYTSFKGDTVKEAGPAFDHLENALHKFDDGPFFLGQFSLADIAFVPFVERFQIFLSEVFKYDITAGRPKLAKWIEEINKIDAYKQTKTDPTELVDFYKARFLAQQ
- the LOC122276069 gene encoding glutathione S-transferase L3-like isoform X2, with translation MAALGVNVNLPASLDATSEPPPLFDGTTRLYSCYTCPFAQRVWITRNFKGLQDEIKLVPLNLGNRPAWYKEKVYPENKVPALEHNGKVIGESLDLIKYLDSNFGGPSLLPEDPAKREFAEELITYTDTFNKTVYTSFKGDTVKEAAFDHLENALHKFDDGPFFLGQFSLADIAFVPFVERFQIFLSEVFKYDITAGRPKLAKWIEEINKIDAYKQTKTDPTELVDFYKARFLAQQ